The sequence TGGCTGGGGGATATTCCTTACAACTGAACTGCAGATGATCCTGTGCCCAGTGAACTGTGGTTTGTACAGAGGAACCAGGAGGCTGGGGAGGAACAAAAACCTCTCAGGTCACTGAGTGATTACCAGCAAGGCTGAAGGGATCTGTGTAGTTTAAAATTTCACCTGAGTGCAGTTTCCCTGCTGGGATCTCCGAGCACTTGGCAAACATTCAGGctgggagggacacagggatgggaaatggagCTCTGCTGATGTTCCAAaggcacagaggggctgagaGGCCTTTTGGGGAGGAGACTTGGGGTCAGAGAGGGCAAACATGATAGAGAGAGGGTGGAGATGATATCAGAGAGGGGAAATCTCACCAGGCCTCAGTGACGGGTCTGTTGGTGCCTCAGgattttagattttatatttttcatacatttgTAACCCTGCAATTCTTTCGTGTAGAACTCTAAACTCCATGcacagtgtgagctgctgctctcccattctgggcagacacaacaattcctctccaggctgggaatcaaggacacctcactgccccagcccctgagaaatgtaaaaaaGTGAGTTGAGGGCAGCAAACCTGGGGTcaatgacttcattacctgaagctgtaattggaagattaaccccaatatgcaaatggaccagacttataaaagtgtgaaaacctgtgacCCATCATCCATTTTTGGGTAAGGCCCTTGGGGGGCTTCATGTCCccaaaatgtacctgaaggccctCCAATTTTAATTTAGGCTGTTTAGGCATgggggatgatgatgatgatgatgatgatgattgttgttgttgttgttgttgttgttgttgttattttctgGATGCAGCTGGGGGTGGGTAAAGGGCAGGAGGGACTGCCCTGAGCCTTTTTTGGGAGGTGTGAGTGGGGCAGCAGCCCTTCCATCACCTCACCCACTCAGTGAAGAGTAGGAacactctgctctgtgtgtgggaCTGCCTCTGGCAAATCCCATattcctgcttctcctgcagctccatcacagAAATCCCTGCAAGTCCTGCCACCTTTCCCACTTGGATTTAGAACCTGAGACTCTACTGCTcatcttcctccctctcctgagGTCCTCATCAGCCCAGAGTGTGTTTTAAACCCCAAATCCTAACCAGGCAGCAAACCCAGCCAGGATGGAGCTCATGTCTATGCAGGCAGCCCCCCTGTCAGCATCCTGCCAAATTCCAGCtggtttttcctcctctgcctgcgCCTTGGGTCGCACCAGGACCCCTCACCCCGGAGCAGAGCCGTcgctgctgctccctcagcagcccagTGGTGCCCCATGTCCTGGGGGAGCAGCCTGCCTCCAGCAGCGAGCCAGGGCATCACTTTGCTTTTGGCAGCCTGCCTTAAACAAACatcagagagcagagctcccctgGGCGCCCTTGCAGCAAGCAGCAACTCCCAGGCGAGCTGCAGAGCGGattgctctgagctgctgctgcacctgcaggaTGCCCACGGTGCGCTCGTGAGAGGGGAGAATTCACTGCCCTCGCACAGGAACGACACCGTGCCAAGGCAATAAACTCAGAGCTCCACACGGCCTCgtttctcatttccttctggAGTGCAGCGATGATTCGGGTCCCTCTGCgcaggggcaggacacagatgtttgctgtccctccctgtgaCACACCTGTCCCTGAGCCCTCgtgtccccctgctcctggcagcatttctcagcccttcttcccccaaaattccTTATCTCCCTTTCACTCCCCCCCTGCCTTTTCACCTTCTCAGCCCTTCTTCCCCCAAATTTCCTTATCTCCCTTTTAGTCCCCCCCTGCCTTTTCACCTTCTCAGCCCTTCTTCCCCCAAATTTCCTTATCTCCCTTTCACTCCCCCCCTGCCTTTTCACCTTCTCAGCCCTTCTTCCCCCAAATTTCCTTATCTCCCTTTCACTCCCCCCCTGCCTTTTCACCTTCTCAGCCCTTCTTCCCCCAAATTTCCTTATCTCCCTTTCACTCCCCCCCTGCCTTTTCACCTTCTCAGCCCTTCTTCCCCCAAATTTCCTTATCTCCCTTTCACTCCCCCCCTGCCTTTTCACCTTCTCAGCCCTTCTTCCCCCAAATTTCCTTATCTCCCTTTCACTCCCCCCCTGCCTTTTCACCTTCTCAGCCCTTCTTCCCCCAAATTTCCTTATCTCCCTTTCACTCCCCCCCTGCCTTTTCACCTTCTCAGCCCTTCTTCCCCCAAATTTCCTTATCTCCCTTTCACTCCCCCCCTGCCTTTTCACCTTCTCAGCCCTTCTTCCCCCAAATTTCCTTATCTCCCTTTCACTCCCCCCCTGCCTTTTCACCTTCTCAGCCCTTCTTCCCCCAAATTTCCTTATCTCCCTTTCACTCCCCCCCTGCCTTTTCACCTTCTCAGCCCTTCTTCCCCCAAATTTCCTTATCTCCCTTTCACTCCCCCCCTGCCTTTTCACCTTCTCAGCCCTTTATTTCCCCCAGCCTTTTCACCTTCTCAGCCCTTCTTCCCCCAAATTTCCTTATCTCCCTTTCACTCCCCCCCTGCCTTTTCACCTTCTCAGCCCTTCTTCCCCCAAATTTCCTTATCTCCCTTTCACTCCCCCCCTgccttttcagcttttctgctctgctcagttCTTGCCATGGAAATTGTGATGATTTCCATCCAAGTCCTGCCCTTCCACACCTTTTTCCCATCTCACATCCCCAGAACTTTTTCCCCCACTGGGTCCAGCTGGGGTGGCAGGGTCtgtctgtcctgtcctgctgggacagactcctggagcagctccaggaggaacAATTCCCCCTCAGAACTCGAGGCAGGCAAGGAAATACCGTGGCTGCAGATCTGTTCCTCTCTCCTGTTCATTAGACTCCCAAATCTGCACCTGAGCTCTCCTACACCGAGGGtctccccagcagagctcaaaggaaaaagggttaaaaaatgACTCTGTAATGAGACTCTCACACAAGTTAAAGGTGCTTGTTGATAATCAGCTGCTAAGATGGGTGAAAACCTGAGTTGGGAGAGAATTCCCAGCGTTTCTGATGTGTCTTTCTGGAGTGAGAGCTCACATGTGCTCTCCCAGTTATTGACTGAGGGgtttggcagggctgggctggggtttggggctgggagcatccAGCTCCAAAAACCACCCCCTGATTCCAAGGTCCAGCTCTTTCCCCTGCCTGGAAGCTTGAGAGCTTTCCTGAGAGTATGGGGAGGGGAACAAGAATTTGGAAGAGTCTCCAAGCcaggctcaggagctgctgcctcagatGTCCCTCATTGGTattctgcaggcagctgggtgGAGGCTGCACGAGATTATTTTCAAACAGGAATTACAATTGGCAAGGCAAaatgagagagagggagagaattTGGGGGGCATTTGTCAGCTGAGAGCCTCAAGGTCGTATTGGAGCTGATGACAGAGTAAACACAAGAAAAGCTGAGACAAATCCGTGGATCAAAGAGTGGAGATTGTGCCACAGATACTCAGCAGCAAAAGGCTTTCCATGgtggaaaaaagggagaaattccAATGTGAACCCACGATGGATGGAAAAACAAATCTCCCGAGCTGCCAAacacaggctggagagggaatgCAGGTTGGGATGAGCCCTGAGCATCCTTCCCCAGGCAgattcctgcagcagtgcctccTGAGCCCACCCCTCGGTGCTGGGCTGACAGACACGAGCCTCCCCCCCGCCAGATTTGTCAGTCCTGACCTGCCAGTGTGATCTGGGGGAAATTCTATTCATTGCTGAGTAAATAATGCATGGGCAGCCATGCATTTTTCATGCTAAGACTTTTAAAGGCCACTGTAGTGATGCATGTAAATTCTATTTCTCCCCCCCCTCGCACACACCCAAACTCCTTTCTCTCACACTCAACTGCTAAATAATCATTAACATCTGGCTCAGGCGGGgtgagggctgcagcagcctcagaatCCAGGGATGCTCTGACACTGCTGCCTCCACAGAGTCGAGGAGAGAGaattccaggcagcagcagagcaatctggctcttttctccctcttcccctgctggtttgggttttttttttgtttttttggttttggggggggggggggggggggggggggggggggggggggggggggggggggggggggggggggggggggggggggggggggggggggggggggggggggtttttttttttttttaaattttttttttttttttttttttttttttttccctacaaagCCCTACAAAAACACACGTGCATGAAACAAAGGGAGCAGCTCTTGTATTTGGCATTCTTCTGGAAGCACATTCATCCCTTCCAGAGAAGCAAAGATTTATCTGTAGcctgtatttatttgtgtttgccTTTCTTTGTAGCTGGTGGCCAGAGTGTGTCAGGGACCTGAGctggtgttttggttttagtttgaAACTGGGtggaaatattaatttaatgtaGTGGCTTTGgtttattaatttgaaattttttttattgtgagataggattaggaggaaggtAAAATAGGCTTAACTTTAAATGACATAAAGAGAAACTTTATTATTagaaattataagaaaaaaatttagaataaaaatttaaactatttttttctctcacttttttttaCACTGCATTTAATGTAGTGGCTTTGgtttattaatttgaaattttttttattgtgagataggattaggaggaaggtAAAATAGGCTTAACTTTAAATGACATAAAGAGAAACTTTATTATTagaaattataagaaaaaaatttagaataaaaatttaaactatttttttttctcacacatTTTTTTGTACACTGcaaaagtacagaaaataaCTTAGTTcactatttttaaatagttttttattaatttacttGGAAGAGGAGACCTTTTTAGGGTTTATGgactttttttaataagaaacaGGTTTTTTGTAGTTTTGATGTTATAGTGATCAGCCATTTGGGGGAATGGAGATTTAATTATCGtgtaaaaactaattttttacATAAAACCATGGGGCTGAAGGGCTcagacaggagcagggggaagcagcacagctctaAAACATTTAGAAAACTCAGCCAGACAGCAAATCTGGAGggggggaggctgcagagggaatGCCCAACCCCCCAGGTCAGCTTCCCTAGGgacaggagctctgtggggctgtgccaaAGCAGAATCCTCACAGGGACTGAagaatttccagaatttccttcctccttcccatcccactggggcttctcccagctccaggtgatGCAGAAATGGTCAGAAAACCCTCCCTGGGCcacccaggcagctctgccctcctttCTTGGGAGGCAAAGAGCCTCAAAATCTCCATGGGCTGAACCAaagtgccagcccagcctcgCAGGGACTGTCCAGACAGATGGCTGGAGCAAGAAACCTGGAAAAGGCAAAGCactgaaatgcatttcagtCCCAGGGCAGCAAAACTGAGCAGCTAcaaagggatggagaggggacaGCACTGGCTGCTGATGTTGGCACAaggaggaaaagacaaaacaccTGGATTTTGGGCACCTCCAGACCTGCTAGCAAAGTGCTGATACAGATCATATACTTGAATAATTTGCCC is a genomic window of Ficedula albicollis isolate OC2 chromosome 13, FicAlb1.5, whole genome shotgun sequence containing:
- the LOC101809749 gene encoding uncharacterized protein LOC101809749, which encodes MGKRCGRAGLGWKSSQFPWQELSRAEKLKRQGGSEREIRKFGGRRAEKVKRQGGSEREIRKFGGRRAEKVKRQGGSEREIRKFGGRRAEKVKRQGGSEREIRKFGGRRAEKVKRQGGSEREIRKFGGRRAEKVKRQGGSEREIRKFGGRRAEKVKRQGGSEREIRKFGGRRAEKVKRQGGSEREIRKFGGRRAEKVKRQGGSEREIRKFGGRRAEKVKRQGGSEREIRKFGGRRAEKVKRQGGSEREIRKFGGRRAEKVKRQGGSEREIRKFGGRRAEKVKRQGGTKREIRKFGGRRAEKVKRQGGSEREIRNFGGRRRDPNHRCTPEGNEKRGRVEL